Proteins encoded within one genomic window of Tidjanibacter massiliensis:
- a CDS encoding phage portal family protein: MEKKKGETAYVPKLFTPRNEARDIFRAAPRAATGGGFWRWGSDNLYPYALAQMFRRSTTHRRIVNDKADYIAGKGFSHEEGLPRLAAFIRRVNRDGETLRQVLRKLALDKVLFGNAFVEVVTDGGASFLSLFHQDASRCRLAADGRHVLLHHDWSQYAAEEAKSLPLWPLTEEGADGKLHAVIHYKEYEPMFGHYGVPSYIAGMNVSAIAYKTDCWNISRLDNSFQLSGVMLLDGGVDNEQQAEELMRRAERRFAGKPGQVMFMIKDCGEGDGSRYIPIASSNEGDWKELHEQATSDIVVAHSWFRSLSGLDYASGFNAERILHEYEVALNTVILSAQEELLDPLKAIMEEVLREECDSLAVVNRPPTRSKPLYMKVWEARKADGLDYDPENELEQLFVAQITKYAMRNID; the protein is encoded by the coding sequence ATGGAAAAGAAGAAAGGAGAGACGGCCTATGTCCCGAAGCTCTTCACGCCGCGCAACGAGGCGCGGGATATTTTCCGGGCGGCGCCGCGTGCCGCTACCGGAGGCGGATTCTGGCGCTGGGGCAGCGACAACCTGTATCCGTATGCCCTGGCGCAGATGTTCCGCCGTTCGACCACCCATCGCCGGATAGTGAACGACAAGGCCGATTATATCGCCGGCAAGGGTTTCAGCCACGAGGAGGGGCTGCCGAGGCTCGCCGCTTTCATTCGCCGCGTAAACCGCGACGGGGAGACGCTCCGGCAGGTGCTGCGCAAACTCGCACTGGACAAGGTACTCTTCGGGAACGCTTTCGTGGAGGTGGTGACCGATGGCGGAGCATCGTTTCTGTCGCTGTTTCATCAGGACGCTTCGCGCTGCCGGCTCGCCGCCGACGGACGGCATGTGCTGCTGCATCACGATTGGTCGCAGTATGCGGCGGAGGAGGCGAAATCGCTTCCGCTGTGGCCGCTCACGGAGGAGGGAGCCGACGGGAAACTGCATGCGGTTATTCATTACAAGGAGTACGAGCCCATGTTCGGCCATTACGGCGTTCCGTCCTACATAGCGGGCATGAACGTTTCGGCCATAGCGTACAAGACCGACTGCTGGAACATCAGCCGGCTCGACAACTCTTTCCAGCTCTCCGGGGTGATGCTTCTCGACGGGGGCGTGGATAACGAACAGCAGGCGGAAGAGCTGATGCGCCGGGCCGAACGGCGGTTCGCCGGTAAACCCGGGCAGGTGATGTTCATGATAAAGGATTGCGGGGAGGGCGACGGTTCGCGTTACATTCCCATCGCCTCCTCCAACGAGGGCGACTGGAAGGAGCTGCACGAACAGGCCACCTCCGACATCGTGGTGGCCCATTCGTGGTTTCGTTCGCTGAGCGGACTCGACTATGCGTCGGGTTTCAATGCGGAGCGTATTCTGCACGAGTACGAGGTGGCACTCAATACGGTGATACTCTCGGCACAGGAGGAGCTGCTCGACCCGCTGAAGGCGATTATGGAGGAGGTGCTGCGCGAGGAGTGCGATTCGCTGGCGGTAGTGAACCGTCCGCCGACCCGGAGCAAGCCGCTCTATATGAAAGTGTGGGAGGCCCGCAAGGCGGACGGGCTCGACTACGACCCCGAGAATGAACTGGAACAGCTCTTCGTGGCTCAGATAACCAAATATGCGATGAGGAACATCGACTGA
- a CDS encoding DUF6712 family protein, protein MELLMTPAEVVEAAFGGGDVIDAAIVTESAVLTAQRRYLRPVFGVSFYGALEQGRYGAFLAEYVRPALALFVKYLVLPDAAVRLGRLGIVRFGGEYFGPTDGAALKLLRERIRAEAETSLTAAVERLEAAPAEFPEYDPRENIKRRLSVAGGVVL, encoded by the coding sequence ATGGAATTGTTGATGACCCCCGCGGAGGTTGTTGAGGCGGCTTTCGGCGGCGGGGATGTGATTGATGCGGCCATCGTTACCGAAAGCGCCGTATTGACGGCACAGCGCAGATACCTGCGGCCGGTGTTCGGCGTTTCGTTCTACGGTGCGCTGGAACAGGGAAGGTACGGTGCCTTCCTTGCGGAGTATGTACGGCCTGCGCTCGCCCTGTTCGTCAAGTACCTCGTGCTGCCCGATGCGGCTGTCCGGCTCGGCAGGCTCGGCATCGTGCGTTTCGGCGGCGAATATTTTGGGCCGACGGACGGTGCCGCACTGAAGCTCCTGCGGGAACGAATACGTGCCGAGGCCGAGACATCGTTGACTGCCGCCGTCGAACGGCTGGAGGCGGCTCCTGCGGAGTTTCCCGAATACGACCCGCGCGAGAATATAAAACGGCGGCTCTCCGTGGCCGGGGGCGTGGTGCTCTGA
- a CDS encoding RNA-binding S4 domain-containing protein, whose protein sequence is MEEEIRIDKWLWAVRIFKSRSDAAEACRMNRVTVNGSYCKPSRELREGDTVEVRKLPVTYSFRVKGLVSNRQPAKNVPLYAENITPQTELDKLNIPRETIFISRDRGTGRPTKKERREIDALMDGIYLEDD, encoded by the coding sequence ATGGAAGAGGAGATAAGGATAGACAAGTGGCTGTGGGCGGTCAGAATCTTCAAATCGCGCAGCGATGCCGCCGAAGCCTGCCGCATGAACCGCGTGACGGTGAACGGCAGTTACTGCAAACCCTCGCGCGAGCTGCGCGAAGGCGACACCGTGGAGGTACGCAAACTTCCCGTGACCTACTCGTTCCGGGTAAAGGGGCTTGTCTCGAACCGGCAGCCGGCCAAGAACGTTCCGCTCTATGCCGAAAACATCACTCCGCAGACGGAACTCGACAAGCTGAACATCCCGCGCGAAACCATTTTCATCTCGCGCGACCGCGGAACGGGACGCCCCACCAAAAAGGAACGGCGTGAAATCGATGCACTGATGGACGGCATCTATCTGGAAGACGATTAG
- a CDS encoding subtilase family N-terminal domain-containing protein: MKFNAYLAIIAMAALCASCVKEPVAGDGVGQTSGEDRDYAHYSDDVAVRGWVRIKLDEQSQPLKVGAFTRGEVESGDPRLDEIAAQLGATEIRRVYADGGRFAERRRRFGLHRWYDIKIDENIPVTRAEASIAELPGVAYVQPIYKVKLLGGPIVPAEYVYVPAAAQARRSVAAGELPFDDPDLSKQWHYHNDGSIEGMVAGADINLFEGWEVLGTKGDPEVIVAVIDSGVQWDHPDLADNMWINEAELNGVKGEDDDNNGYYDDIYGGCFMPNYYPHDKPGGILKAGTHGTHVAGTIAAVNGNGIGVCGVAGGTGNHDGVKLMTLQVMRDDAADDIPFNDVFPYAADNGAVIASCSWTISQTGMDQATKDGIDYFQANAGWDDTDGDGINDVQTGPMQGGLVIAGAGNSGTDKVFYPAKYKDVIGVGAIDGDMTVAWYSEYGEGIDVLAPGGNQEGSGEYNRPEIWGVYSTYPNGGYAYSAGTSMACPHVSGVAALILSKFKGQGFTAEELRNKVERSCRPLSEPMDPKYHGGIGNGLIDVTLALTEVPEEGPEKPQFEAIPAPASVRITGPVPVDGNGMPVVKYNFEYAEVVNGTAGEMTRNVLSNTYNAGEEFVYMFPGKSEAEYKFRMNAVDRYGNESEYIELQSETLEFENHAPTLLREFSDVEIRQAGEDYARLYTLVTYFEDEDAQYGDEMTFTVENSNDAVVRTELRNGRTLAVIPLTKGSCVVTVTATDTRGASTTAAINVTVLAGAGSAPTFKRQLGSLTLPAAGSFVRQYDLNDYVYDADMPDDELTFSAVSSDASVVTAAVTGTTLEVTGLKKGDATVQVTVTDRGGNSAENELFVSVAQEPGSQSGGATLRLYPNPATDYVNITLSGAGSGSADVVFYDSAARQVMKTTAELDASGTARIDGISGLTPGAYTVSVKQGGNTYKGTVLKR; this comes from the coding sequence ATGAAATTCAATGCTTATCTGGCCATTATCGCTATGGCCGCACTTTGCGCTTCGTGCGTGAAAGAACCTGTTGCCGGGGATGGCGTCGGCCAGACCTCCGGGGAAGACCGGGATTATGCCCATTACAGCGACGACGTTGCCGTAAGGGGTTGGGTGAGGATTAAGTTGGACGAACAGTCGCAGCCGCTGAAGGTAGGCGCCTTTACGCGCGGCGAAGTCGAGTCGGGCGACCCGCGGCTCGACGAGATAGCGGCCCAGCTCGGAGCGACCGAAATACGCCGGGTATATGCCGACGGCGGCCGGTTCGCCGAAAGGCGCCGCCGGTTCGGCCTGCACCGCTGGTACGATATTAAAATCGACGAGAATATACCCGTTACCCGTGCCGAAGCCTCCATCGCGGAGCTTCCTGGAGTGGCTTACGTACAGCCTATTTATAAGGTGAAACTGTTGGGCGGCCCCATTGTTCCGGCCGAGTATGTTTATGTGCCCGCGGCTGCGCAGGCACGCCGGTCGGTGGCGGCGGGCGAACTGCCGTTCGATGACCCCGACCTGTCCAAGCAGTGGCATTACCACAACGACGGCTCGATAGAGGGTATGGTGGCCGGTGCCGACATCAACCTGTTCGAGGGCTGGGAGGTACTCGGTACCAAGGGAGACCCGGAGGTCATCGTGGCGGTGATAGACTCCGGCGTACAGTGGGACCATCCCGACCTGGCGGATAACATGTGGATTAACGAAGCGGAGCTGAACGGTGTCAAGGGCGAGGATGACGACAACAACGGTTACTACGACGACATATACGGCGGTTGCTTCATGCCCAACTACTATCCGCACGACAAACCGGGCGGTATCCTGAAGGCGGGGACGCACGGCACCCACGTGGCCGGTACCATCGCGGCCGTGAACGGAAACGGCATCGGCGTATGCGGCGTGGCGGGCGGTACGGGCAACCACGACGGCGTAAAGCTCATGACGCTGCAGGTGATGCGGGATGATGCTGCCGACGACATACCGTTCAACGACGTATTCCCCTATGCTGCCGACAACGGGGCGGTGATTGCCTCCTGTAGCTGGACCATCAGTCAGACCGGTATGGACCAGGCGACCAAAGACGGTATCGACTATTTCCAGGCCAATGCCGGATGGGACGATACGGACGGAGACGGTATCAACGACGTGCAGACGGGGCCCATGCAGGGCGGTTTGGTGATAGCCGGAGCAGGAAACTCCGGGACGGATAAGGTTTTCTATCCGGCCAAATACAAGGATGTGATAGGCGTAGGGGCCATCGACGGCGATATGACGGTCGCATGGTACAGCGAGTACGGAGAAGGTATTGATGTCCTGGCTCCCGGAGGGAACCAGGAAGGCAGCGGGGAGTATAACAGACCGGAGATATGGGGCGTCTACAGCACCTATCCCAACGGCGGGTATGCCTACAGCGCCGGCACTTCGATGGCCTGCCCGCACGTTTCCGGCGTCGCCGCGCTGATACTCTCCAAATTCAAGGGGCAAGGCTTTACGGCCGAAGAACTCCGCAACAAGGTCGAACGCAGTTGCCGTCCGCTGAGCGAACCGATGGACCCGAAGTACCACGGCGGTATCGGGAACGGCCTCATCGACGTAACTCTTGCACTGACCGAGGTGCCGGAGGAGGGACCCGAGAAGCCGCAGTTCGAGGCGATACCCGCTCCGGCTTCCGTCAGGATAACGGGACCCGTGCCCGTGGACGGCAACGGCATGCCCGTAGTCAAGTATAATTTCGAGTATGCCGAGGTGGTGAACGGCACGGCCGGCGAGATGACCAGGAACGTACTCTCCAACACCTACAATGCCGGCGAAGAGTTCGTCTATATGTTCCCCGGCAAGAGTGAGGCCGAATACAAATTCAGGATGAATGCCGTAGACCGTTACGGAAATGAATCCGAATACATCGAGCTGCAGTCCGAAACGCTGGAGTTCGAGAACCATGCGCCCACGCTGCTCCGGGAGTTCTCCGATGTGGAGATACGCCAGGCGGGCGAGGATTATGCGAGGCTCTATACGCTCGTGACCTATTTCGAGGATGAGGATGCCCAGTATGGAGACGAGATGACATTCACGGTGGAAAACAGCAACGATGCGGTGGTGAGAACCGAACTGAGAAACGGGCGGACACTGGCCGTCATTCCGTTGACCAAGGGCTCCTGTGTGGTGACCGTGACGGCTACCGATACGCGCGGTGCTTCCACGACGGCTGCCATCAATGTGACGGTGTTGGCCGGCGCCGGTTCCGCACCGACTTTCAAAAGGCAGTTGGGCAGCCTGACGCTTCCGGCCGCCGGCAGTTTCGTAAGGCAGTACGACTTGAACGATTATGTTTACGATGCCGACATGCCCGACGATGAACTGACTTTCTCGGCCGTCAGCAGTGACGCGTCCGTCGTGACGGCCGCCGTGACGGGGACGACCCTCGAAGTGACCGGACTGAAAAAGGGCGACGCTACGGTGCAGGTAACCGTGACCGACCGGGGCGGCAACTCGGCCGAGAACGAACTCTTCGTTTCGGTGGCCCAGGAGCCCGGTTCGCAGTCGGGCGGAGCGACTCTTCGGCTCTATCCCAATCCGGCGACTGATTACGTGAACATAACGCTTAGCGGTGCCGGCAGTGGCAGTGCGGATGTCGTTTTCTACGATTCGGCAGCCCGTCAGGTGATGAAGACCACGGCCGAGCTCGATGCCAGTGGAACGGCCCGGATTGACGGTATTTCCGGTCTGACTCCCGGTGCCTATACGGTGTCGGTAAAGCAGGGAGGCAACACCTATAAGGGTACTGTGCTGAAACGATAG